A genome region from Candidatus Neomarinimicrobiota bacterium includes the following:
- a CDS encoding 4a-hydroxytetrahydrobiopterin dehydratase: MTAESGSAPRPHKLPPSEIEAFLTESPTWTHGGAALRTTIAFAAYLDGAAFVQQVALLAEEANHHPDLVLRWGAVDVILTSHDAGGVTARDINMARKIAELAGRLS; encoded by the coding sequence TTGACCGCAGAGAGTGGTTCCGCCCCCCGGCCGCACAAGCTTCCGCCGTCTGAAATCGAGGCGTTTCTCACGGAGTCGCCCACTTGGACGCATGGTGGTGCTGCGCTCCGCACCACCATCGCCTTTGCCGCTTATCTCGATGGTGCCGCTTTCGTCCAGCAGGTGGCCCTCCTGGCCGAGGAGGCCAATCACCATCCCGACCTGGTGCTGAGGTGGGGTGCCGTGGACGTTATTCTCACCAGCCACGATGCGGGCGGGGTCACGGCCAGGGACATAAATATGGCCCGCAAGATTGCGGAGCTGGCTGGTAGGCTAAGCTGA
- a CDS encoding TRAP transporter large permease subunit has product MDCLTLKQYAATAGGTVRRGLDLAGDWTLVTILAVMVTFPVAEVIWRELFRSGISGSIVTVQHLTLWIGFVGAMLAARDGRLLSLTGDSSWLPERWSTAAGILAGVVSVGVTVALLVASLHLVAVERAFPRTVLGPIQVWMAQAVMPVGFAVIAWQLLRRSSSRWDHRLIVVAGVALLAWLGMGLEWQGGAALYVGFAGLLLAVILGSPIYVILGGAAVLLFWNVGGVLAAIPAETYRIVVHPMLPTIPLFTLAGFFFAEGGASQRLVRVFRAWFGWIPGGTPVVAVLVCAFFTSFTGGSGVTILAMGGLLFPMLLKEAYSKDFSTGLLTASGSLGLLFPPSLPVILYGIRSQTPIDRLFLAGLLPGLLLMALLAAWGVRQGLVGQSRRTPFRWREALASVWVAKWEVFTPLIVLVGLFAGIATLVETAAITAIYAFIIQVFVYRDLRLTRQVIPTMVNCATLVGGVLIILGVAMGLTSYLVDAEVPTRALAWVQAHIHSKLVFLLALNAGLLLVGALMDIFSAIIVVVPLIAPMGLAFGIDPVHLGIIFLVNLELGYLTPPVGMNLFLSSYRFEMPLPAVYRSVVPYLIILAVGVLLISYVPAITLTIPNLLGR; this is encoded by the coding sequence ATGGACTGCCTGACCCTCAAGCAGTATGCGGCCACTGCCGGTGGCACGGTCCGGCGCGGCCTTGACCTCGCAGGGGATTGGACCTTGGTGACCATATTGGCCGTGATGGTGACCTTTCCCGTGGCCGAGGTCATTTGGCGTGAGCTGTTCAGGTCGGGCATCAGCGGATCCATCGTCACCGTGCAGCACCTCACGCTCTGGATCGGCTTCGTGGGGGCCATGCTGGCGGCGCGGGATGGGCGTCTGCTTTCGCTTACCGGTGACAGCAGCTGGCTGCCGGAACGGTGGAGCACCGCGGCGGGGATTCTCGCGGGCGTGGTGTCGGTGGGCGTCACCGTGGCCCTGCTGGTGGCCAGCTTACACCTGGTGGCCGTGGAACGGGCCTTCCCCCGGACGGTGCTCGGCCCGATCCAGGTCTGGATGGCCCAGGCGGTGATGCCGGTGGGCTTCGCCGTCATCGCCTGGCAGCTCCTGCGCCGCAGCAGCAGCCGCTGGGACCACCGGCTGATCGTCGTGGCGGGGGTGGCACTCCTGGCGTGGCTGGGTATGGGCCTGGAGTGGCAGGGCGGCGCGGCCCTTTATGTGGGTTTCGCCGGACTGTTACTGGCGGTCATTCTGGGGTCGCCCATTTATGTGATCCTGGGTGGCGCCGCCGTGCTGCTGTTTTGGAATGTGGGCGGCGTGCTGGCGGCCATCCCTGCAGAGACCTACCGCATCGTGGTCCATCCCATGCTGCCTACCATTCCGCTGTTTACGCTGGCAGGCTTCTTTTTCGCCGAGGGCGGCGCCTCCCAGAGGCTGGTACGCGTTTTCAGGGCCTGGTTTGGCTGGATACCGGGCGGAACACCGGTGGTGGCCGTGTTGGTGTGCGCCTTTTTTACCTCATTCACTGGGGGGTCCGGCGTCACCATTCTCGCCATGGGCGGGCTCCTGTTCCCCATGCTCTTGAAGGAGGCTTACTCGAAAGACTTTTCCACCGGCCTGCTCACAGCCTCGGGCTCGCTGGGCCTGCTGTTTCCCCCCAGCCTGCCGGTAATCCTCTACGGCATCCGTTCCCAAACCCCCATTGACCGGCTCTTCCTGGCGGGGCTCCTCCCGGGGCTGTTGCTCATGGCTCTGCTGGCCGCCTGGGGAGTCCGGCAAGGGCTGGTGGGCCAATCCCGACGCACGCCTTTCCGATGGCGCGAGGCGTTGGCGTCGGTGTGGGTGGCCAAATGGGAAGTATTCACGCCGCTGATTGTGCTGGTGGGGCTGTTCGCCGGCATCGCCACCCTGGTGGAGACAGCGGCCATCACGGCCATCTATGCCTTTATCATCCAGGTCTTCGTCTATCGCGACCTACGGCTGACCCGACAGGTCATCCCTACCATGGTGAACTGCGCCACCCTGGTGGGCGGGGTGCTTATCATCCTGGGAGTGGCCATGGGCCTGACCAGCTACCTGGTTGACGCCGAGGTACCCACCAGAGCATTGGCGTGGGTCCAGGCCCATATCCATTCCAAGCTGGTCTTCCTGCTGGCGCTCAATGCCGGCCTGTTGCTGGTGGGCGCGCTCATGGACATCTTCTCAGCGATTATTGTTGTGGTGCCGCTGATTGCGCCTATGGGGCTGGCATTCGGCATCGACCCGGTGCACCTGGGCATTATTTTCCTGGTGAATCTGGAGCTGGGCTACCTGACGCCGCCGGTGGGCATGAACCTGTTCCTGAGCAGCTACCGCTTCGAGATGCCGCTGCCCGCTGTCTACCGCTCGGTGGTGCCCTATCTGATCATCCTGGCCGTGGGCGTGCTGCTCATCAGCTACGTGCCGGCTATTACGCTCACGATTCCAAACCTGCTGGGGCGCTAA
- the dctP gene encoding TRAP transporter substrate-binding protein DctP → MAKLAPSVALCWALLATGGSAAGGRPVTIKLATLAPAGSPWHQVLEEIAQDWRELSGGQVRLKIYAGGIVGDESDMVRKLRINQIQAAALTAEGLSYIDRGIYALSLPLLVKDYQELDWIRARVEPELRSRYEAKGFMVLAWADVGWVYWFTREPVRTPDDLRRQRIFTWAGDPHSPRLWKAARFQAVSLSAVDVLPGLQTGLIDAVDSSPLTVATFQWFGIAKYMTDLPWAALTGAIIISRAAWERIPAELRPRLLAAAENRARRIKDEIRYSDADAVAVMQTYGLTVVNLSPSERAEWHDLIDTYGRQLRGTLVDTAMYDRVQALKRALPGMDRERP, encoded by the coding sequence ATGGCTAAGCTAGCTCCGTCCGTGGCGCTCTGTTGGGCCCTCCTTGCCACGGGCGGCTCAGCAGCCGGTGGGCGCCCCGTGACGATCAAACTGGCGACCCTAGCCCCCGCTGGGTCGCCCTGGCACCAGGTCCTGGAGGAGATTGCCCAGGACTGGCGGGAGCTGTCGGGCGGGCAGGTGCGGCTGAAGATCTACGCCGGCGGCATCGTGGGCGACGAGAGCGACATGGTGCGGAAACTGCGCATCAACCAGATTCAAGCCGCCGCCCTCACTGCCGAAGGGCTGAGCTACATCGACCGGGGCATCTACGCCCTGTCCCTGCCGCTGCTGGTAAAAGACTACCAGGAACTGGACTGGATCAGGGCCCGGGTGGAGCCGGAGCTGCGCAGCCGCTACGAAGCCAAGGGCTTCATGGTGTTGGCCTGGGCCGATGTGGGCTGGGTCTACTGGTTCACCCGTGAACCGGTGCGCACCCCCGACGACCTGCGCCGGCAGCGCATTTTCACCTGGGCCGGCGACCCCCACTCGCCCCGGCTGTGGAAAGCGGCGCGTTTCCAGGCGGTGTCGCTGTCGGCGGTGGACGTGCTGCCGGGGTTGCAGACCGGCCTTATCGACGCAGTGGACAGCTCGCCCCTTACGGTGGCCACCTTCCAGTGGTTCGGCATCGCCAAGTATATGACCGACCTGCCGTGGGCGGCCCTCACCGGCGCCATCATCATCAGCCGTGCGGCGTGGGAGCGCATCCCGGCGGAGCTGCGGCCCCGGCTGCTGGCGGCGGCCGAAAATCGGGCCCGACGCATCAAGGATGAAATCCGCTACAGTGACGCCGACGCGGTGGCCGTCATGCAGACCTACGGGCTGACCGTGGTAAATCTATCGCCCAGTGAGCGGGCCGAGTGGCACGACCTCATCGACACGTACGGCCGCCAATTGCGGGGCACCCTGGTGGACACCGCCATGTATGACCGGGTGCAGGCGCTGAAGCGGGCCTTGCCCGGCATGGATCGTGAGCGCCCCTGA